One genomic segment of Pandoraea thiooxydans includes these proteins:
- a CDS encoding CpaF family protein, producing the protein MSDAIEFADDNRAFAQTQQFQDIKNAAHEHLLSRIEELGAEFGRWTRGAIQQFVDLEMDSFARLRRIPINESELRQIADALTKELAGFGPIEDLLNDPLVEDILINGYNDVYVSRHGVLQHEPVRFADNQHLLRIVRRILAPIGRRLDESNPMVDARLPDGGRLNVVIEPLAVDGPVVSIRKFRKDPLKPADLLALGSFNEEIYALLDAAVKARCSILVSGGTSSGKTSLLNALASFIPNAERVVTIEDTAELSLAHPHVVRMEARQGGYEGTGEVTIRDLIRNSLRMRPDRIIVGEVRGAEVLEMMQAMNTGHEGSMGTIHANSPRECLYRLEMLAGFAGFQGSEASLRRQIASAIDFIVQIGRLSSGRRRILSITEVTGVSDAVISTQELYRHEAYIAPDGEEKDRWVALGIQPHSPKLQRFRELARGAGSAVPDGAGVGGGGFFGRGRNK; encoded by the coding sequence ATGAGCGATGCGATTGAATTTGCCGACGACAACCGCGCCTTTGCCCAGACGCAGCAATTCCAGGACATCAAGAATGCCGCCCACGAGCATTTGCTCAGCCGCATCGAGGAGCTCGGCGCCGAGTTCGGGCGCTGGACGCGCGGCGCGATTCAGCAGTTCGTCGATCTGGAGATGGACAGCTTCGCGAGACTGCGCCGGATCCCGATCAACGAGTCCGAGCTGCGCCAGATCGCCGATGCGCTGACCAAGGAGCTGGCGGGGTTCGGTCCGATCGAGGATCTGCTCAACGACCCGCTGGTCGAGGACATCTTGATCAACGGCTACAACGATGTCTATGTGTCGCGTCATGGCGTGCTGCAGCACGAGCCGGTGCGCTTTGCCGACAACCAGCATCTGCTAAGAATCGTGCGCCGCATTCTGGCGCCGATTGGCCGCCGGCTCGACGAATCCAATCCGATGGTCGATGCGCGGCTGCCCGATGGGGGCCGCTTGAACGTGGTGATCGAGCCGCTCGCGGTGGATGGGCCGGTGGTGTCGATCCGCAAATTTCGCAAGGATCCGCTCAAGCCTGCCGACCTGCTGGCGCTGGGCAGCTTCAACGAGGAAATCTATGCATTGCTCGATGCGGCGGTGAAGGCGCGTTGCAGCATCCTGGTCTCGGGCGGCACCAGTTCGGGCAAGACGTCGCTGCTCAATGCACTGGCCAGTTTCATCCCGAACGCCGAGCGTGTCGTGACCATCGAGGACACCGCGGAGCTTTCGCTGGCGCACCCGCACGTGGTTCGCATGGAGGCACGTCAGGGCGGCTACGAGGGCACCGGTGAGGTGACGATTCGCGACCTGATTCGCAACAGCCTGCGCATGCGCCCGGACCGCATCATCGTCGGCGAAGTGCGGGGTGCCGAGGTGCTGGAAATGATGCAGGCGATGAATACCGGGCACGAAGGCTCGATGGGCACCATCCATGCCAACTCGCCGCGTGAGTGCCTGTACCGGCTGGAGATGCTGGCGGGTTTCGCCGGCTTCCAGGGCAGCGAGGCGAGCCTGCGCCGGCAAATCGCCAGCGCGATCGATTTCATCGTGCAGATCGGCCGCCTCTCGAGCGGGCGGCGGCGGATTCTATCGATCACGGAGGTCACCGGGGTGAGCGACGCGGTGATCTCGACGCAGGAACTCTATCGCCACGAGGCTTACATCGCGCCCGACGGCGAGGAAAAGGATCGCTGGGTGGCGCTTGGCATCCAGCCCCACTCGCCCAAATTGCAGCGCTTTCGCGAACTGGCGCGCGGTGCCGGATCCGCCGTGCCGGACGGTGCAGGCGTGGGCGGCGGCGGGTTCTTCGGGCGGGGGCGCAACAAATGA
- a CDS encoding type II secretion system F family protein produces MSLFLWLACAALLLLGAGLEMWRRAALRAQHQATRAFIERQVAANVPSREAGAQAGPTWRARQQARPWEGFFERAGVLPSPGFYAQWLIPAAVVAALALLIGGVLSAAVALALYTLLVYFRFWFKAEKRYQVIVRQLPSFLDSMVRLLTVGNSLPSAFQTAAGNTEDPLAGLLQRAAAQVQAGMDLDMALVQVARVHRIDELFLFAAIVDLSTRFGGRADQILARMAAFMRDREQAQQELSSLSSETRVSAWVLALLPICVAGFLMVVNPGFFEPMLYTSSGQQMLLIGLGLELLGGFLLYRLAKSI; encoded by the coding sequence ATGAGCCTGTTCCTGTGGCTCGCGTGCGCGGCGCTGCTGTTGCTCGGCGCGGGCCTCGAAATGTGGCGCCGCGCGGCTTTGCGGGCGCAGCATCAGGCCACCCGGGCGTTCATCGAGCGACAGGTTGCCGCCAACGTGCCAAGCAGGGAGGCCGGCGCGCAGGCCGGGCCGACCTGGCGCGCTCGCCAGCAGGCCCGGCCCTGGGAAGGGTTTTTCGAGCGTGCCGGCGTGTTGCCGAGCCCCGGCTTTTATGCGCAGTGGCTGATTCCGGCCGCGGTCGTCGCCGCGCTGGCCTTGCTGATTGGCGGCGTGCTGTCGGCGGCGGTGGCACTCGCGCTTTATACGTTGCTCGTGTATTTCCGTTTCTGGTTCAAGGCCGAGAAGCGCTACCAGGTAATCGTGCGGCAATTGCCATCGTTTCTGGACAGCATGGTACGGCTGCTGACGGTCGGCAACAGCCTGCCTTCGGCGTTCCAGACGGCCGCCGGCAATACCGAGGACCCGCTGGCCGGACTGCTGCAGCGCGCGGCGGCGCAGGTGCAGGCCGGCATGGATCTCGATATGGCGTTGGTCCAGGTGGCGCGGGTGCATCGCATCGACGAATTATTCCTGTTCGCCGCCATCGTCGATCTGAGCACGCGCTTTGGCGGTCGCGCGGATCAAATCCTGGCGCGCATGGCCGCGTTCATGCGCGACCGCGAGCAAGCGCAGCAGGAACTGTCGTCGCTGTCCTCCGAGACGCGCGTCTCGGCATGGGTGCTGGCGCTGCTGCCGATTTGCGTCGCGGGTTTTCTGATGGTGGTCAATCCAGGTTTTTTCGAACCCATGCTTTATACCTCGTCGGGCCAGCAAATGCTGTTGATCGGGCTCGGCCTGGAGTTGCTGGGCGGTTTTTTGCTGTACCGCCTGGCAAAGTCGATCTGA
- a CDS encoding type II secretion system F family protein, which produces MAHSLAHQLLTLAMLLMAGGLLLAGGALAMRAYQQLRSGRMIDRMLAARETRLAAPGQGEISPAAVDAPPPRAARRLEQMVVSVGQRWSATRWGEYLIADEDRRLLEQCGEGGARGQALFLLSRVALTGLLPVLTWFWLRTDGANMLVRLVSAGAVGLILPKLVLHGRARRRREKVIDELPLLIDLLRLLQGVGLSMDQSLYVIVSDFHVILPILGTEFATANRQYGTGRSREQSLARLRDVYDNDDLRALVRLIVQVERHGGAVQEPLQQFSDRLREQRRQTMKERIGKLTVKMTLAMMLTLLPALVLVIAGPALLSLSHTLGSLR; this is translated from the coding sequence ATGGCACATTCTCTTGCTCACCAACTGCTGACGCTGGCGATGCTGCTGATGGCCGGCGGCTTGCTGCTGGCTGGCGGGGCGCTCGCCATGCGTGCCTACCAGCAGTTGCGCAGCGGCAGGATGATCGACCGCATGCTGGCGGCGCGCGAGACGCGTCTGGCCGCGCCCGGCCAGGGCGAGATTTCGCCGGCCGCGGTCGACGCGCCGCCGCCGCGCGCCGCGCGCCGGCTTGAGCAGATGGTGGTATCCGTCGGGCAGCGCTGGTCGGCCACACGCTGGGGCGAGTATCTGATCGCCGACGAAGACCGCCGCTTGCTCGAGCAATGCGGGGAAGGTGGCGCGCGCGGGCAGGCGCTGTTCCTGTTGTCCCGCGTTGCCCTGACCGGGCTGCTGCCGGTGCTGACGTGGTTCTGGCTGCGTACGGACGGTGCGAACATGTTGGTACGGCTGGTGTCGGCGGGGGCCGTCGGGCTCATCCTGCCGAAGCTGGTGTTGCACGGGCGCGCCCGGCGCCGCCGCGAGAAGGTGATCGACGAGTTGCCGTTGCTCATCGACCTGTTGCGCCTGTTGCAGGGCGTCGGCCTGTCGATGGATCAAAGCCTGTATGTGATCGTCAGCGATTTTCATGTCATTTTGCCGATTCTCGGCACCGAATTCGCCACCGCCAATCGTCAGTACGGTACTGGGCGCTCGCGCGAGCAGTCGTTGGCACGCCTGCGCGATGTTTACGACAACGATGATCTGCGTGCGCTGGTGCGACTGATCGTGCAGGTCGAGCGGCACGGCGGCGCGGTGCAGGAACCGCTGCAGCAATTCAGCGACCGCCTGCGCGAACAGCGGCGGCAAACCATGAAGGAGCGCATCGGCAAGCTGACGGTGAAGATGACGCTGGCGATGATGCTCACGCTGTTGCCGGCGCTGGTGCTGGTGATCGCCGGCCCCGCATTGCTGTCGCTGTCACACACGCTTGGGAGTTTGAGATGA
- a CDS encoding tetratricopeptide repeat protein, which produces MIDCRRTLPMLFAGLLAAALAGCGTAAGGGYGLAQNNANVEAAMRAQAADKQPAPNDREVYASLIRDMQSKGLYFAALAHIAAYEQKYGSTPAVELMKGDALRETGQNDAARTVYDQLLDTADAAAAWHGLGLLDAGAKNFPSAVIALRNAVGRAPTEPLYLNDLGFALLRTGDVAGARVPLAQAAELAPGNGKIIANLAIYLLVAGEPAKARAVMEKSHMPPATREAVTRLAASIRRAAQVRRARSAAAAATHPTRVADATDGGRRNWDGPTPPLLERADPPRW; this is translated from the coding sequence ATGATCGATTGCAGGCGCACGTTGCCCATGCTGTTCGCAGGATTGCTGGCGGCCGCACTCGCCGGTTGCGGGACTGCCGCGGGCGGTGGTTATGGGCTGGCGCAGAACAACGCCAATGTCGAGGCCGCGATGCGTGCGCAGGCCGCCGACAAGCAGCCCGCACCCAACGATCGTGAGGTCTACGCGTCGCTGATCCGCGATATGCAGTCCAAGGGCCTGTATTTTGCGGCATTGGCACATATCGCCGCCTACGAGCAAAAATATGGCTCGACGCCTGCAGTGGAATTGATGAAGGGCGATGCGCTGCGCGAGACCGGACAAAACGACGCCGCGCGCACGGTTTACGATCAGTTGCTGGATACCGCGGACGCGGCGGCTGCGTGGCACGGACTGGGCTTGCTCGACGCGGGTGCGAAGAACTTTCCTTCGGCGGTGATCGCATTGCGCAACGCGGTGGGCCGCGCCCCGACCGAGCCGCTCTACCTGAACGATCTGGGCTTTGCCCTGCTGCGCACGGGCGATGTCGCCGGCGCGCGGGTACCGTTGGCCCAGGCGGCTGAACTGGCGCCGGGCAACGGCAAGATCATCGCCAACCTGGCGATTTACCTGCTCGTGGCCGGGGAGCCGGCCAAGGCCCGAGCGGTGATGGAAAAATCCCATATGCCGCCGGCGACCCGCGAGGCGGTAACCAGGCTGGCCGCCAGTATTCGCCGCGCAGCCCAGGTGCGCCGCGCCCGGTCGGCGGCAGCCGCGGCGACGCACCCGACCCGCGTGGCCGACGCGACGGACGGCGGCCGCCGGAATTGGGATGGACCGACGCCGCCGCTGCTCGAGCGTGCCGACCCACCACGCTGGTAG
- a CDS encoding DUF3613 domain-containing protein translates to MTISLNKLSVALLATAWLGCAPTWAQPAPPLTGTMMQTPTPMPTPIPAPTRQQAGSAPIALAPPARPSGQQPRRHAEIGGTTRELLQAQADGRWAGPALPMLGAEASASYRRYLDSFRHPIPEFFSSKVSGTSGSQSR, encoded by the coding sequence ATGACGATATCCCTGAACAAACTGAGCGTGGCGCTGCTGGCAACGGCCTGGCTGGGCTGCGCGCCCACTTGGGCGCAGCCTGCGCCGCCGTTGACCGGCACAATGATGCAAACGCCCACGCCGATGCCGACGCCAATACCCGCACCGACGCGGCAGCAGGCCGGTTCTGCGCCGATTGCGCTCGCCCCGCCGGCGCGCCCGTCCGGGCAGCAACCGCGCCGCCATGCCGAAATCGGCGGCACGACGAGGGAGCTGCTGCAAGCCCAGGCCGATGGCCGATGGGCCGGCCCCGCCTTGCCGATGCTCGGCGCCGAGGCCAGCGCAAGTTACCGGCGCTATCTCGACAGCTTCCGTCATCCGATTCCCGAGTTCTTCAGCAGCAAAGTCTCGGGCACCTCAGGCAGTCAGTCGAGATAA
- a CDS encoding TadG family pilus assembly protein, whose amino-acid sequence MSPLPHRQRGSVAIVSVIFVMVAVILGLAIDTGYVFYVKRNLQKVADLAALAGAQSLPDCTQITASVQTNLKANLSAADYLTVSQDKIQCGTWTAGARTLSSFTAGSTNANAVLVQLSKSVPSLFAGIGTRVVQVDAVARSAAPVAAFTVGSGLLRMDSTGLLPQLLANIGVDPTSIDLVSYAGLANANITPAGLLQQLGISVTANIDVATLNSLATIQHLTIGQLLDASKSYVVSQYGTANLAVSALSTLQAELGVAALNLPIQLFGNGTTPGIFANITSANGSPDVASALNAQVNVLDLVNTTLGVATGSGAVSIPTTNLNVLGSSVSGNVSVIQPPAIGIGGVGTTASDAQVRVRLDISTSGVPLLGSLINVNLPLIIEVAQSTGTLSHMCEAGLPANEAEIDVSSGVANLCVGSFKNGVLDSQSSCATMTGPATIATVLGFPISTEVNLSLLGQSTTNPPFAVGTTQTTNTNVNLGTTASSVTNALLLALMHGIGATNPVATTSQQNQLATNLVTALNGDPLTLSKINQSLSTAENQVTGVANSLGSTLTNVLTLNIGGTVSSVDSLVSNVLGTADALLSGLGNLLGDVTCDALLIPSAQQACRVTFVQPVVGANSGQNALTALSGLVLQVLQPTLNALSTSLIQNLLFNDILGIKIGVTDVSLLSVDCGTNHVQLVY is encoded by the coding sequence ATGTCGCCGTTGCCGCATCGGCAGCGGGGGTCGGTGGCGATCGTCTCGGTGATTTTCGTGATGGTGGCGGTGATTCTGGGCTTGGCGATCGACACCGGTTACGTTTTTTACGTCAAGCGCAATTTGCAGAAGGTGGCCGATCTGGCCGCGCTGGCTGGCGCGCAGAGCTTGCCGGACTGCACGCAGATTACCGCCAGCGTTCAGACGAATCTGAAGGCCAATCTGTCGGCCGCCGATTATCTGACGGTGAGTCAGGACAAGATCCAGTGCGGTACCTGGACCGCCGGCGCCCGCACCCTGAGCAGCTTCACGGCGGGCTCGACCAACGCCAACGCGGTGCTGGTCCAACTGAGCAAGAGCGTACCTTCGCTGTTTGCCGGTATTGGCACACGGGTCGTGCAGGTCGACGCGGTGGCGCGCAGCGCGGCGCCGGTAGCCGCCTTTACGGTGGGCAGCGGGTTGCTGCGCATGGACTCGACGGGATTGCTGCCGCAACTGCTGGCCAACATCGGTGTCGACCCTACGTCGATCGATCTGGTTTCGTACGCGGGGCTGGCCAATGCCAACATCACGCCGGCCGGTTTGCTCCAGCAACTCGGTATTTCCGTGACGGCCAACATCGACGTGGCTACGCTCAACAGCCTGGCGACCATCCAGCATCTGACCATCGGGCAGTTGCTCGATGCGAGCAAATCCTACGTGGTGAGCCAATACGGCACTGCGAATCTGGCGGTCAGCGCGCTCTCGACGCTGCAGGCCGAGCTTGGCGTAGCGGCCTTGAATTTGCCGATTCAACTGTTTGGCAACGGCACGACGCCCGGTATCTTCGCGAACATCACTTCGGCCAATGGAAGTCCCGACGTAGCCTCGGCGCTCAATGCGCAAGTCAATGTGCTGGACCTGGTCAACACCACACTGGGCGTGGCGACGGGTAGCGGCGCGGTGAGCATTCCGACCACCAATTTGAACGTGCTGGGATCGAGCGTGAGCGGCAATGTCAGCGTGATCCAGCCGCCGGCGATCGGCATCGGCGGCGTGGGCACCACGGCCAGCGATGCCCAGGTGCGTGTACGCCTGGATATCAGCACCAGCGGGGTACCGCTGCTCGGCAGCCTGATTAACGTGAACTTGCCGCTGATCATCGAGGTTGCGCAGTCGACCGGCACGCTCAGCCATATGTGCGAAGCGGGCCTGCCTGCCAACGAGGCGGAAATCGACGTGAGCTCGGGTGTGGCCAACCTGTGTGTGGGCTCATTCAAGAATGGGGTGCTCGATTCGCAAAGCAGCTGCGCGACGATGACCGGCCCGGCGACGATCGCGACCGTGCTGGGTTTTCCGATCAGCACCGAGGTCAATCTCAGTCTGCTCGGGCAGTCGACGACCAATCCGCCGTTTGCGGTGGGTACTACGCAAACCACCAATACCAATGTGAATCTGGGCACGACCGCCAGCAGCGTAACGAATGCGCTGTTGCTGGCGCTGATGCATGGCATCGGCGCGACCAACCCGGTGGCGACGACCAGCCAGCAAAATCAGTTGGCGACCAATCTGGTCACCGCCCTGAATGGCGACCCGCTGACACTGAGCAAGATCAATCAGTCGCTGAGCACAGCCGAGAATCAGGTCACTGGCGTGGCCAATAGTCTCGGCAGCACGCTCACCAACGTGCTTACCCTGAACATCGGCGGGACTGTGAGCAGCGTCGACTCGCTGGTCAGTAATGTGCTCGGCACCGCCGATGCGCTGCTCAGCGGCCTGGGTAATCTGCTGGGCGACGTCACGTGCGACGCGTTATTGATTCCGTCGGCGCAGCAGGCGTGCCGGGTGACGTTCGTGCAGCCGGTGGTCGGTGCCAACAGCGGACAGAATGCGCTGACGGCTCTGTCGGGGCTGGTGCTGCAAGTGCTGCAGCCTACCTTGAACGCGCTCTCGACCTCGCTTATCCAGAACTTGCTGTTCAACGATATTCTGGGTATCAAGATCGGTGTCACGGATGTCTCGCTGCTGTCGGTCGACTGTGGCACCAATCACGTGCAACTGGTGTATTGA
- a CDS encoding sigma 54-interacting transcriptional regulator yields the protein MSIKPPLDDLDVYVWEGKSDIAERVAHCLASFDIDVIRADGLEVLPERPVARPALAVVSVTNIDGSRLKARDWQLGQGMPVIWVSAAPREKDPRVYPPEYSNILTLDFTGAELRTLIFKLAAELRSADGKVAQSEPLVANSPAMLALLGEVDAFADCDSNVLIHGETGVGKERIARLLHDKHRRYGQGAFVPVNCGAIPDGLFESHFFGHAKGAFTGALYAHKGYFEQANDGTLFLDEIGDLPLYQQVKLLRVLEDSAVTRLGSAAPIQLDFRLVAATNRNLQEMVRQETFRADLYYRLAVIEIRIPNLEERGAIDKIAVFNAFLSRVAGPDVGQSVPQAPQWVLDLVANMVFPGNVRELRNIAERVGIVYRQLGVWDESRIRQIFATLAALRAGRDASARESAQIEPVDRSRWDLAERQRIVSALDGNGWRRQDTANALGISRKVLWEKMRKYQIVGADAETLNEFET from the coding sequence ATGAGTATCAAGCCGCCGCTGGACGACCTCGACGTGTATGTATGGGAAGGCAAGTCTGACATTGCCGAGCGGGTGGCCCATTGCCTGGCGAGTTTCGACATCGACGTGATACGCGCCGATGGCCTGGAGGTGCTCCCCGAGCGGCCGGTCGCAAGGCCCGCGCTGGCGGTGGTGAGCGTGACCAATATCGATGGCAGCCGTCTTAAGGCGCGCGACTGGCAGCTCGGCCAGGGCATGCCCGTGATTTGGGTGTCGGCCGCGCCGCGCGAGAAGGACCCGCGCGTGTACCCGCCCGAATATTCGAACATACTGACCCTTGATTTCACGGGCGCCGAGTTGCGCACGCTGATCTTCAAACTCGCCGCGGAGCTGCGGTCGGCCGACGGCAAGGTGGCTCAGAGCGAGCCGCTGGTCGCGAATTCGCCGGCCATGCTTGCCTTGCTGGGCGAAGTCGACGCGTTTGCCGATTGCGATTCGAACGTGCTGATCCATGGCGAGACGGGGGTCGGCAAGGAGCGCATCGCGCGGCTGCTGCACGACAAACATCGGCGCTACGGGCAGGGCGCGTTCGTGCCGGTCAATTGCGGCGCGATTCCCGACGGTCTGTTCGAGTCGCATTTCTTCGGTCATGCCAAGGGGGCGTTCACCGGCGCGCTCTACGCGCACAAGGGTTATTTCGAGCAGGCCAACGACGGTACGCTGTTTCTGGATGAAATCGGCGATTTGCCGCTGTACCAGCAAGTCAAGCTGCTGCGCGTGCTCGAAGACAGCGCGGTGACCCGGCTCGGGTCGGCCGCGCCGATCCAGCTGGATTTCCGGCTGGTGGCCGCCACCAACCGGAATCTTCAGGAGATGGTGCGGCAGGAGACTTTCCGGGCCGACCTGTATTATCGGCTTGCCGTGATCGAGATTCGCATCCCGAATCTGGAAGAGCGCGGCGCAATCGATAAAATTGCCGTTTTCAACGCTTTCCTGAGCCGAGTGGCCGGGCCGGATGTCGGACAAAGTGTGCCGCAAGCGCCACAGTGGGTGCTGGATTTGGTGGCAAATATGGTTTTTCCGGGTAATGTACGGGAGCTGCGAAATATTGCCGAACGCGTCGGGATCGTTTATCGTCAGCTCGGCGTCTGGGACGAGTCACGTATCCGGCAGATATTTGCCACGCTGGCGGCGTTGCGCGCCGGGCGCGACGCGTCGGCGCGCGAGTCGGCACAGATCGAGCCGGTGGACCGCTCGAGATGGGATCTGGCCGAGCGTCAGCGTATCGTCTCCGCGCTCGACGGCAACGGCTGGCGCCGCCAGGACACGGCGAATGCCTTGGGCATCAGCCGCAAGGTGTTGTGGGAAAAGATGCGCAAGTATCAGATCGTCGGGGCCGACGCCGAGACCTTGAACGAGTTTGAAACGTAG
- a CDS encoding DUF2968 domain-containing protein: MMLAVPLAAVAQSASRAQATAVVPLAQAQAGSVAPLAQTSATDAAPAAAPSGAVQELQALIKQHELSELRTTYNGKYGASLLFHPGTLTYYVALFHDGQFWRVAKLTDAARSEALYHDFVEQTVKLSQVEIRRILLDAQNAHIAQLMAANESRLAGLQTDLSIQRRQEAALAQNHQEVAEQAAALDAERNAAQARLAKVQQQIRLLEHQQNSADLKAVQDIQRHKSYAEIKKGSKRHAVSE, from the coding sequence ATGATGTTGGCAGTGCCGTTGGCTGCCGTGGCGCAGTCGGCAAGCCGCGCGCAGGCGACTGCGGTGGTGCCGTTGGCTCAGGCCCAGGCAGGCTCGGTCGCTCCGCTGGCTCAAACGAGCGCCACTGACGCCGCCCCGGCCGCGGCGCCGTCCGGCGCGGTCCAGGAACTGCAGGCGTTGATCAAGCAGCACGAATTGAGCGAGCTGCGCACCACCTACAATGGCAAATACGGCGCCAGCCTGCTGTTTCATCCGGGCACACTGACTTATTACGTGGCGTTGTTTCACGATGGCCAGTTCTGGCGGGTAGCCAAGCTGACTGACGCCGCGCGCAGCGAGGCGCTCTATCATGATTTCGTGGAGCAGACGGTCAAACTGTCCCAGGTCGAGATTCGCCGCATCCTGCTCGATGCACAAAATGCTCATATCGCGCAGTTGATGGCGGCCAATGAAAGTCGACTGGCCGGTTTGCAGACCGACCTGAGCATCCAGCGGCGACAGGAAGCCGCACTGGCGCAGAATCATCAGGAAGTCGCCGAGCAGGCTGCCGCTCTCGATGCCGAGCGTAACGCGGCCCAAGCCCGGCTGGCCAAGGTCCAGCAGCAGATCCGCTTGCTCGAGCATCAGCAGAATTCGGCTGATTTGAAGGCGGTGCAAGACATTCAGCGGCACAAATCCTATGCTGAAATAAAGAAAGGGTCCAAACGCCACGCCGTTTCCGAGTAA